Proteins encoded together in one Carya illinoinensis cultivar Pawnee chromosome 3, C.illinoinensisPawnee_v1, whole genome shotgun sequence window:
- the LOC122302804 gene encoding T-complex protein 1 subunit zeta 1-like, whose amino-acid sequence MSLRVLNPNAEVLNKSAALHMNINAAKGLQDVLKTNLGPKGTIKMLVGGAGDIKLTKDGNTLLKEMQIQSPTAIMIARTAVAQDDISGDGTTSTVLFIGELMKQSERYIDEGMHPRVLVDGFEIAKRATLQFLEKFKNSVVMGDEPDKEILKMVARTTLRTKLYEALADQLTDIVVNAVLCIRKPEEAIDLFMVEIMHMRHKFDVDTRLVEGLVLDHGSRHPDMKRRAENCYILTSNVSLEYDKSEINAGFFYSNAEQREAMVAAERRQVDERVQKIIDLKNKVCAGNDYNFVVINQKGIDPPSLDLLARAGIIALRRAKRRNMERLVLACGGEAVNSVDDLTPDCLGWAGLVYEHILGEEKYTFVENVKNPLSCTILIKGPNDHTIAQIKDAVRDGLRAVKNTIEDEAVVLGAGAFEVAASQYLVNKIKKTVQGRAQLGVQAFADALLVVPKTLAENSGLDTQDVIIALTGEHEHGNIVGLNQHTGEPIDPKMEGIFDNYSVKRQIINSGPVIASQLLLVDEVIRAGRNMRKPN is encoded by the exons TCGCTGAGAGTGCTGAATCCAAACGCGGAGGTTCTAAACAAATCGGCGGCACTGCACATGAACATCAATGCCGCCAAAGGTTTGCAAGACGTCCTCAAGACCAACCTCGGCCCCAAGGGCACCATCAAGAT gCTTGTTGGTGGGGCAGGCGACATCAAGCTCACTAAAGACGGCAACACTCTCTTGAAGGAAATG CAAATTCAAAGCCCTACAGCAATTATGATTGCTAGAACAGCTGTTGCCCAAGATGATATCAGTGGAGATGGCACAACTTCTACCGTGCTTTTTATTGGCGAGCTTATGAAACAATCAGAACGTTACATTGATGAAG GAATGCATCCCCGTGTATTGGTTGACGGTTTTGAGATTGCTAAAAGAGCAACCCTTCAATTTCTTGAGAAATTCAAGAATTCAGTTGTTATGGGCGATGAGCCTGACAAAGAGATTCTGAAAATGGTAGCAAGGACAACACTCAGAACTAAg TTGTATGAAGCACTTGCAGACCAATTGACTGATATAGTTGTCAATGCG GTGCTTTGCATTCGCAAGCCTGAGGAAGCCATCGATCTGTTTATGGTGGAGATCATGCACATGCGTCATAAATTTGACGTTGACACGCGCTTG GTTGAGGGTCTTGTCCTTGATCATGGCTCCAGACATCCTGATATGAAGCGACGAGCTGAGAATTGTTACATTTTGACATCTAATGTCTCTTTGGAGTATGATAAAAG TGAAATAAATGCAGGCTTTTTCTACTCAAATGCAGAGCAGAGAGAGGCAATGGTTGCAGCCGAAAGGCGTCAGGTTGATGAAAGAGTTCAAAAAATCATTGACCTGAAAAATAAG GTTTGTGCTGGTAATGACTATAACTTTGTTGTCATTAATCAGAAGGGAATTGATCCCCCATCACTTGACCTTCTTGCAAGAGCAGGG ATAATTGCACTCCGAAGAGCGAAGAGGAGAAATATGGAACGGTTGGTTTTGGCCTGTGGAGGTGAGGCTGTAAATTCTGTAGATGATTTGACTCCTGACTGCCTTGGTTGGGCTGGACTGGTCTATGAACATATCCTTGGGGAGGAGAAGTATACCTTCGTTGAAAATGTGAAGAACCCTCTTTCGTGTACGATCTTAATAAAAG GGCCTAACGACCATACTATTGCCCAAATAAAGGATGCTGTTCGTGATGGCTTGAGGGCAGTGAAAAATACTATTGAAGACGAAGCTGTTGTCTTG GGTGCTGGAGCTTTTGAAGTCGCAGCCAGCCAATACCTTGTAAACAAAATAAAGAAGACTGTTCAAGGG CGTGCCCAACTCGGCGTTCAAGCTTTTGCTGATGCTCTTCTTGTGGTTCCCAAGACACTTGCTGAGAACTCTGGGCTTGACACTCAAGATGTGATCATTGCTCTTACG GGAGAGCACGAACATGGAAATATCGTGGGATTAAACCAGCACACGGGGGAGCCCATCGACCCCAAAATGGAGGGTATTTTTGATAACTACTCTGTGAAGCGCCAGATCATAAACTCAGG GCCTGTAATCGCATCCCAGTTGCTACTGGTGGATGAAGTAATTCGTGCTGGACGTAATATGCGAAAGCCAAACTAG